One window of Burkholderia vietnamiensis LMG 10929 genomic DNA carries:
- a CDS encoding cytochrome c1 translates to MKKLLSTLALIGATAVALLAAPAVRAEGNFPLDRAPDNTENLVSLQHGAQLFVNYCLNCHSANLMRYNRLTDLGISQKEIEKNLLFTTDKVGNTMSVAMRPEDAKNWLGTMPPDLSVEERARGRDWLYTYLRSFYRDDTRPTGWNNAVFENVGMPHVLWQLQGQRTAKFEDKTNEETGEKVHTLVGFQQVTPGTLSSPDYDAAVADLVAYMTWMSEPAQQTRKRLGVWVLIFLGVLTFLAWRLNAAYWKDIK, encoded by the coding sequence ATGAAGAAACTGCTTTCGACGCTCGCGCTGATCGGTGCGACGGCCGTGGCGCTGCTTGCGGCGCCGGCCGTGCGCGCGGAAGGTAATTTTCCGCTCGACCGGGCGCCCGATAACACGGAAAATCTCGTTTCGCTTCAGCACGGCGCGCAATTGTTTGTAAACTATTGCCTGAACTGCCACAGCGCGAACCTGATGCGCTACAACCGTCTGACGGATCTGGGCATATCCCAGAAGGAGATCGAAAAGAATCTCCTGTTCACGACCGACAAGGTCGGGAACACGATGTCCGTCGCGATGCGGCCCGAAGACGCGAAGAACTGGCTCGGCACCATGCCGCCCGACCTGTCTGTCGAGGAGCGGGCGCGCGGCCGCGACTGGCTGTATACGTATCTGCGCAGTTTCTACCGCGACGATACGCGGCCGACCGGCTGGAACAACGCGGTGTTCGAGAACGTCGGCATGCCCCATGTGTTGTGGCAGCTGCAGGGGCAGCGCACTGCCAAATTCGAAGACAAGACGAACGAGGAGACGGGCGAGAAGGTCCATACGCTCGTCGGCTTCCAGCAAGTCACACCGGGGACACTGTCGTCGCCGGATTATGATGCTGCGGTGGCCGACCTGGTGGCGTATATGACGTGGATGTCCGAGCCGGCTCAGCAGACCCGCAAACGCCTCGGCGTGTGGGTGCTGATCTTTCTCGGCGTCCTGACTTTCCTGGCCTGGCGGCTCAATGCCGCGTATTGGAAAGATATCAAGTAA
- a CDS encoding ClpXP protease specificity-enhancing factor produces MQEISTKPYLLRALYEWCTDNGYTPHIAVRVDQSTRVPRQFVRDGEIVLNISFEATSQLQMGNEWIEFTARFSGKAHKIEIPVANVLAIYARENGQGMAFQVDAVAGEGEDSGVAEDEGMPSDDAASPLTPVAESGANEEPSEGADEPPNTDGDGSKGGSRPRLKIVK; encoded by the coding sequence ATGCAAGAGATTTCAACGAAGCCGTATCTGTTGCGCGCGCTTTACGAGTGGTGCACCGATAACGGATACACGCCGCATATCGCGGTGAGGGTCGACCAGTCGACGCGCGTGCCGCGCCAGTTCGTGCGTGACGGCGAGATCGTGCTCAACATCAGCTTCGAGGCCACGAGCCAGTTGCAGATGGGTAACGAGTGGATCGAGTTCACCGCCCGGTTTTCCGGGAAGGCGCACAAGATCGAGATTCCGGTGGCCAACGTGCTCGCGATCTATGCGCGGGAAAACGGGCAGGGGATGGCGTTCCAGGTCGATGCGGTGGCGGGTGAGGGCGAGGATTCGGGCGTGGCCGAAGACGAGGGCATGCCGAGCGACGATGCTGCGTCGCCGTTGACGCCGGTCGCTGAAAGCGGGGCGAACGAGGAGCCGTCCGAAGGCGCCGACGAGCCGCCGAACACCGACGGCGACGGCTCGAAAGGCGGTAGCAGACCTCGCCTCAAGATCGTGAAATGA
- a CDS encoding cytochrome b, with amino-acid sequence MAADNNEVSTTGVTGWIDQRFPLTSTWKKHVSEYYAPKNFNFWYFFGSLALLVLVNQIVTGIFLTMNYKPDSMLAFASVEYIMREVPWGWLIRYMHSTGASMFFVVVYLHMFRGLMYGSYRKPRELVWIFGCAIFLCLMAEAFFGYLLPWGQMSFWGAQVIVNLFSAIPFVGPDLSLWIRGDYVVSDVTLNRFFAFHVIAIPLVLVGLVVAHLVALHEVGSNNPDGIEIKAKKDENGIPLDGIPFHPYYSVHDFFGVCVFLMVFALIVFFAPEMGGYFLESNNFVPANPLQTPPEIAPVWYFTAFYAMLRATTDPFKIVLMIVIALLGVLALVRARGKWKLGLPVLAAAIVVFMFLTESKFWGVVVMGSAVITLFFLPWLDRSPVKSIRYRPLFHKVFLGIFVAAFLTLAFLGTRPPSPAATLIAQGCALIYFAFFLGMPVWTPLGTFKQPPERVRFKPH; translated from the coding sequence ATGGCTGCCGACAACAACGAAGTGTCCACGACAGGTGTCACCGGCTGGATCGACCAGCGCTTCCCGCTCACGTCCACCTGGAAGAAGCACGTTTCCGAGTACTACGCGCCGAAGAACTTCAACTTCTGGTACTTCTTCGGCTCGCTCGCGCTGCTGGTGCTCGTCAACCAGATCGTCACGGGCATCTTCCTGACGATGAACTACAAGCCCGACTCGATGCTGGCGTTCGCGTCGGTCGAGTACATCATGCGCGAAGTGCCGTGGGGCTGGCTGATCCGCTACATGCACTCGACCGGCGCGTCGATGTTCTTCGTCGTCGTGTACCTGCACATGTTCCGCGGGCTGATGTACGGGTCGTATCGCAAGCCGCGCGAGCTCGTGTGGATCTTCGGCTGCGCGATCTTCCTGTGCCTGATGGCCGAGGCGTTCTTCGGCTATCTGCTGCCGTGGGGCCAGATGTCGTTCTGGGGCGCGCAGGTGATCGTGAACCTGTTCTCGGCGATCCCGTTCGTCGGCCCGGACCTGTCGCTGTGGATCCGCGGCGATTATGTGGTGTCCGACGTCACGCTGAACCGCTTCTTCGCATTCCACGTGATTGCGATTCCGCTCGTGCTGGTGGGCCTCGTCGTCGCGCACCTCGTCGCGCTGCACGAGGTCGGGTCCAACAACCCGGACGGCATCGAGATCAAGGCGAAGAAGGACGAAAACGGCATTCCGCTCGACGGCATCCCGTTCCATCCGTATTACTCGGTGCACGATTTCTTCGGCGTCTGCGTGTTCCTGATGGTGTTCGCGCTGATCGTGTTCTTCGCGCCGGAGATGGGCGGCTACTTCCTGGAGTCGAACAACTTCGTCCCCGCGAACCCGCTGCAGACGCCGCCGGAGATCGCGCCGGTCTGGTACTTCACCGCGTTCTACGCGATGCTGCGCGCGACCACCGACCCGTTCAAGATCGTGCTGATGATCGTGATCGCGCTGCTCGGCGTGCTCGCGCTGGTGCGCGCGCGCGGCAAGTGGAAGCTCGGCCTGCCGGTGCTGGCCGCGGCGATCGTCGTGTTCATGTTCCTGACCGAATCGAAGTTCTGGGGCGTCGTCGTGATGGGTTCGGCGGTGATCACGCTGTTCTTCCTGCCGTGGCTCGACCGCAGCCCGGTGAAGTCGATCCGCTACCGGCCGCTGTTCCACAAGGTGTTCCTCGGGATCTTCGTCGCGGCGTTCCTGACGCTGGCGTTCCTCGGCACGCGGCCGCCGTCGCCGGCTGCAACGCTGATTGCGCAGGGCTGTGCGCTGATCTACTTCGCGTTCTTCCTCGGCATGCCGGTCTGGACGCCGCTTGGCACGTTCAAGCAGCCGCCGGAACGGGTGCGCTTCAAGCCCCATTAA
- a CDS encoding DUF927 domain-containing protein: protein MSEFERARVALGYVPPDDRDTWSQVGMALKAEFGEEGFALWNEWSQGAQNYNGKDARDVWKSFKGGKITINTLFHLAKLGGFDPRAHRAKPVDPAERERQKAERAAREAAELAELTEKQQAASALAESIWSAAEPAPADHPYLVRKRIPVDALRVYRGGLCIGTAVCDGALVIPARDADGKLWTLEFILTDGQKRYLPNGRKAGCFSLIGGPLSSAPSTLLIGEGYATCATLAAATGHPAAVAFDAGNLHAVATALRGQYPDARIVVCADDDHTTKGNPGVTKARAAAEAVAGIVAVPDFGPNRPAAGTDFNDLAAHLGPDAVSAAVRAALASAGLSDAGKGKAAPAAAKPAKRPKTARAQDGKSRFVVDDKGVWFHGFNNQGDPLPPHWVSTRIDVIAETRNEMNSEWGYLLEFTDRDGILKRWAVPAGLFAGDGTELRRMLLDMGVKLGVTQIARTQIANYVQMAQPDERVRCVPRVGWHHGAFVLPDRVIGTGKEALIYQADTPIQSQFKERGTLDDWQREVAAYCVGNSRLLFCVATAFAGPLLHFSGLQSGGFHLLGTTSKGKSTGGVIAASVFGSPDYVRSWKATDNALEAVATQHSDALLILDEIGQVEPRLVGDVIYMLANESGKARASRSGSAKPVLTWRLLFLSNGEKSVSALMAEGNKPMKGGIEVRLPAIPAEVGEMGVVEKLHGFPTPAALIEHLERHAGMHYGTAGPAFIEWASSQAGELAEHLRMRVDELVGQWVPDGSHSQVARVAKRFCLVAVAGELATAHGLTGWPQGEAVEAARRCFEGWLELRGGTGNSDEAEAVRQVQHFLAAHGDNRFVWMNRAQDDHRPNVPHRAGFKQHVKRDERRTPIASDREYYAEFGGKMSADDAESVETEYLIEAAVFRKDVCAGFDHKIVAKALMKRGVLMPRSDGYPYRQEYIPGHGKFMVYRVLPSIFTLEL from the coding sequence ATGTCCGAATTCGAGCGGGCGAGAGTCGCGCTCGGCTATGTTCCGCCCGACGACCGCGACACGTGGAGTCAGGTGGGGATGGCGCTCAAGGCCGAGTTTGGCGAGGAGGGCTTCGCCCTCTGGAACGAATGGAGCCAAGGCGCGCAGAACTACAACGGCAAGGACGCGCGCGATGTGTGGAAGTCGTTCAAGGGCGGCAAGATCACCATCAACACGCTCTTTCACCTCGCCAAGCTTGGCGGCTTCGATCCGCGCGCGCATCGGGCCAAGCCCGTCGACCCAGCGGAGCGCGAGCGGCAGAAAGCCGAACGTGCGGCCCGCGAAGCGGCCGAGCTGGCCGAACTGACGGAGAAACAGCAAGCCGCGTCGGCGCTCGCCGAATCGATCTGGTCGGCGGCCGAGCCCGCGCCGGCCGATCATCCGTATCTTGTTCGCAAGCGCATTCCGGTCGACGCGCTGCGCGTCTATCGCGGCGGCTTGTGCATCGGCACGGCCGTATGCGACGGCGCACTCGTCATCCCGGCGCGTGACGCGGACGGCAAGCTGTGGACGCTGGAATTCATCCTGACGGACGGCCAGAAACGCTATCTGCCGAACGGCCGCAAGGCAGGCTGCTTCTCGTTGATCGGCGGCCCGCTATCTTCCGCGCCGTCCACGCTGCTGATTGGCGAGGGTTACGCCACGTGCGCGACGCTCGCGGCCGCGACGGGCCATCCGGCCGCCGTCGCGTTCGACGCCGGCAATCTGCACGCGGTCGCGACGGCGCTGCGCGGTCAGTATCCGGACGCCCGCATCGTCGTGTGCGCCGATGACGATCACACGACGAAGGGCAATCCGGGCGTGACGAAGGCCCGCGCGGCGGCCGAGGCCGTCGCCGGCATCGTCGCCGTGCCCGACTTCGGTCCGAACCGCCCGGCAGCCGGCACCGACTTCAATGACCTGGCTGCGCACCTCGGCCCGGATGCGGTGTCCGCCGCCGTGCGCGCTGCGCTTGCGTCGGCCGGCCTGTCGGATGCCGGCAAGGGCAAGGCTGCTCCAGCCGCCGCGAAGCCCGCCAAGCGCCCGAAAACGGCCCGCGCGCAGGACGGCAAGTCGCGGTTCGTCGTCGACGACAAGGGCGTGTGGTTTCACGGCTTCAACAATCAGGGCGACCCGCTCCCGCCGCATTGGGTCAGCACGCGTATCGACGTGATCGCGGAGACGCGCAACGAGATGAACAGCGAGTGGGGCTACCTGCTCGAATTCACGGATCGCGACGGCATCCTGAAACGGTGGGCGGTGCCGGCCGGCCTCTTTGCCGGCGACGGCACGGAGCTGCGCCGCATGCTGCTCGACATGGGCGTGAAGCTCGGCGTCACGCAGATCGCCCGCACGCAGATTGCGAACTATGTGCAGATGGCGCAGCCGGACGAGCGCGTGCGCTGCGTGCCGCGCGTCGGCTGGCATCACGGTGCGTTCGTGCTGCCCGACCGCGTGATCGGGACGGGCAAGGAGGCGCTGATCTATCAGGCCGATACGCCGATCCAGAGCCAGTTTAAGGAGCGCGGGACGCTGGACGACTGGCAACGCGAGGTCGCCGCCTACTGTGTCGGCAATAGCCGGCTGCTGTTCTGCGTCGCTACCGCCTTCGCTGGTCCGTTGCTGCACTTCTCCGGGCTTCAGTCGGGCGGCTTTCACCTGCTCGGCACGACGTCCAAGGGCAAGTCGACCGGCGGCGTCATCGCCGCGTCAGTGTTCGGCTCGCCGGATTACGTGCGGAGCTGGAAGGCGACCGACAACGCGCTCGAAGCCGTGGCCACGCAGCATAGCGACGCGCTGCTGATCCTCGACGAAATCGGGCAGGTTGAGCCGCGTTTGGTCGGCGATGTGATCTACATGCTTGCGAACGAGTCGGGCAAGGCCCGCGCGTCGCGTAGCGGTTCGGCAAAGCCGGTTCTCACGTGGCGGCTGCTGTTCCTGTCGAACGGCGAAAAGAGCGTGTCCGCGCTGATGGCCGAGGGCAACAAACCGATGAAAGGCGGTATCGAAGTGCGCTTGCCCGCGATCCCGGCCGAGGTTGGCGAAATGGGCGTCGTGGAGAAGCTGCACGGGTTCCCGACGCCGGCCGCGCTGATCGAGCATCTAGAGCGGCACGCCGGCATGCACTACGGCACGGCCGGCCCTGCGTTCATCGAGTGGGCGTCGTCGCAGGCCGGCGAGCTGGCCGAGCATCTGCGCATGCGCGTCGACGAGCTGGTCGGGCAATGGGTGCCGGATGGTTCGCATTCGCAGGTCGCGCGCGTCGCCAAGCGGTTCTGCCTCGTTGCAGTGGCCGGCGAGCTGGCGACGGCACACGGGCTGACCGGCTGGCCGCAGGGCGAAGCGGTCGAGGCCGCGCGTCGCTGTTTCGAAGGCTGGCTCGAACTGCGCGGCGGTACCGGCAATTCGGACGAGGCGGAAGCCGTGCGGCAGGTTCAGCATTTCCTCGCCGCGCACGGCGACAACCGTTTCGTGTGGATGAACCGGGCACAGGACGACCATCGGCCGAACGTGCCGCATCGAGCGGGCTTCAAGCAGCACGTGAAGCGCGACGAGCGGCGCACGCCGATCGCATCCGATCGGGAGTATTACGCCGAGTTCGGCGGCAAGATGAGCGCCGACGATGCGGAAAGCGTCGAGACGGAATACCTGATCGAAGCGGCCGTGTTTCGCAAGGACGTGTGCGCCGGCTTCGATCACAAGATCGTCGCCAAGGCACTGATGAAGCGGGGCGTGCTGATGCCGCGTAGTGACGGCTATCCGTACCGGCAGGAGTACATCCCCGGTCACGGCAAGTTCATGGTCTATCGCGTGCTTCCGTCGATCTTCACGCTTGAGTTGTGA
- a CDS encoding glutathione S-transferase N-terminal domain-containing protein: MMVLYSGTTCPFSQRCRLVLFEKGMDFEIRDVDLFNKPEDISVMNPYGQVPILVERDLILYESNIINEYIDERFPHPQLMPADPVQRARARLFLLNFEKELFVHVSTLENEKGKAAEKNHEKARLAIRDRLTQLAPIFVKNKYMLGEEFSMLDVAIAPLLWRLDHYGIELSKNAAPLMKYAERIFSRPAYIEALTPSEKVMRR; the protein is encoded by the coding sequence ATGATGGTTCTGTATTCCGGCACAACTTGCCCGTTCTCCCAGCGTTGCCGGCTGGTGCTGTTCGAGAAGGGCATGGACTTCGAAATTCGTGACGTCGACCTGTTCAACAAGCCGGAAGACATCTCGGTGATGAACCCGTACGGTCAGGTGCCGATTCTGGTCGAGCGCGATCTGATCCTGTACGAATCGAACATCATCAACGAATACATCGACGAGCGCTTCCCGCATCCGCAGCTGATGCCGGCCGACCCGGTGCAGCGCGCGCGTGCGCGCCTGTTCCTGCTGAACTTCGAGAAGGAGCTGTTCGTTCACGTCAGCACGCTCGAGAACGAGAAGGGCAAGGCAGCGGAGAAGAATCACGAGAAGGCGCGTCTTGCGATCCGCGATCGCCTGACGCAGCTTGCGCCGATCTTCGTGAAGAACAAGTACATGCTCGGCGAGGAGTTCTCGATGCTCGACGTCGCGATCGCGCCGCTGCTGTGGCGTCTGGATCACTACGGCATCGAGCTGTCGAAGAACGCTGCGCCGCTGATGAAGTATGCCGAGCGGATCTTCAGCCGTCCCGCGTATATCGAAGCACTGACGCCGTCCGAAAAGGTCATGCGTCGCTGA
- a CDS encoding tyrosine-type recombinase/integrase: MKTKPLTDAKCRNARFDEAGGNKLFDGGGLYLDLRSSGSKKWRLKYRFNGKENLLTFGDYPATSLADARSRRDEAKRLLAEGKNPAFERDVEKQTRAIAAQNTFEAVALEWYEAQQATWSASHANRVKKQLDREVFPLIGQRPISSIGAPDLLAVVRRIEGREAFETARKTLQTCGQVFRYAVATSRAERDPSPDLRGALKAVRVKHMARVGESELPELLRSIASYEGEPETRLALRFLALTFVRTIELRQAEWTEIDLERREWRIPAEKMKMRRVHIVPLAEQAIALLSELRALTGHRRWLFPNSRRPLQQMSENTILYALYRMGYRSRMTGHGFRGLASTILNEKGFNSDWIERQLAHSEQDGVRAAYNHAEYLSERHRMMQWWADYLDKQSGAQIIPIAAAG, from the coding sequence ATGAAAACCAAACCTCTTACCGACGCCAAGTGCCGCAACGCTAGATTCGATGAGGCCGGGGGGAACAAACTCTTCGACGGCGGCGGCCTGTATCTCGATCTGCGCTCCAGTGGTTCGAAGAAATGGCGGCTCAAATACCGGTTCAATGGCAAAGAAAACCTGCTGACGTTCGGCGACTATCCCGCGACATCGCTCGCTGATGCTCGGTCGAGGCGTGACGAAGCGAAGCGGCTGTTAGCGGAAGGGAAGAACCCTGCGTTCGAGCGTGACGTCGAGAAGCAGACTCGCGCCATTGCCGCACAGAACACCTTCGAGGCCGTCGCGCTGGAGTGGTACGAGGCGCAGCAAGCGACATGGAGCGCTTCGCACGCGAACCGAGTCAAGAAACAGCTCGATCGCGAGGTGTTTCCCCTGATCGGCCAGCGCCCGATTTCTTCGATCGGCGCCCCGGATTTGCTCGCGGTCGTTCGACGAATCGAAGGACGAGAGGCGTTCGAGACGGCGCGCAAGACGTTGCAGACATGCGGCCAAGTCTTTCGCTATGCCGTTGCAACGAGCCGTGCCGAGCGAGATCCGTCGCCTGACCTGCGAGGCGCATTGAAGGCGGTGCGCGTCAAGCATATGGCGCGAGTCGGCGAAAGCGAGCTGCCGGAGTTGCTTCGCTCGATCGCCTCCTATGAAGGCGAGCCCGAGACCCGGCTCGCTCTGCGATTCCTGGCATTGACGTTCGTTCGCACCATCGAGCTGCGGCAGGCCGAGTGGACGGAGATCGACTTGGAGCGCCGAGAGTGGCGCATTCCGGCCGAGAAGATGAAGATGCGCCGCGTGCATATCGTGCCGCTCGCCGAGCAGGCGATCGCGCTGCTTTCCGAGCTGCGCGCGCTGACGGGCCACCGTCGCTGGCTGTTCCCGAACAGCCGCAGACCGTTGCAGCAGATGAGCGAGAACACGATTCTGTACGCTCTATACCGGATGGGCTATCGCAGCCGTATGACCGGGCACGGGTTCCGTGGTCTCGCTTCAACGATCTTGAACGAGAAGGGATTCAATTCCGACTGGATCGAGCGCCAGCTCGCCCACTCGGAGCAGGACGGGGTGCGGGCGGCATACAACCATGCCGAGTATCTGTCTGAGCGCCATCGAATGATGCAGTGGTGGGCGGACTATCTCGACAAGCAGAGTGGGGCGCAGATCATCCCGATCGCGGCGGCAGGATAG